In Bartonella machadoae, a single genomic region encodes these proteins:
- a CDS encoding BolA family protein has translation MSTPIQSIITMKLQEAFHPQKLEVINESHLHEGHPHEEHAFDGKGETHFRVKILSSSFVGMTRVEIHRAIYQVLQKELATCVHALALEVESV, from the coding sequence ATGTCTACTCCGATTCAATCAATCATTACGATGAAACTCCAAGAGGCTTTTCATCCACAGAAACTTGAAGTCATTAATGAGAGTCACCTTCATGAAGGGCATCCCCATGAAGAGCATGCTTTTGATGGGAAAGGAGAAACGCACTTTCGGGTAAAAATTCTCTCTTCTTCTTTTGTTGGTATGACGCGTGTGGAGATACATCGAGCAATTTACCAAGTTTTACAAAAAGAACTCGCAACTTGTGTTCATGCTTTGGCACTTGAAGTTGAGTCTGTTTAA
- a CDS encoding J domain-containing protein has translation MVTTSKLFDSIRISSNRKERPESQTQQCQWEGCEQAGTHKAPAGRNHEGQYLHFCIDHVRAYNKNFNYFSGLSDKDIAKFQKDALTGHRPTWPTDFSNGTSKKTAANYAQIRSGTAAYQNRMRDPFTLFTQRHSSRHSSRKLKPLEAKAFETLGLAANASSEEIKTKYKELVKKHHPDSNGGNRSSEERFRDVLHAYNLLKKSGLC, from the coding sequence ATGGTAACAACATCTAAATTATTCGACTCAATTCGAATCAGTTCCAATAGAAAGGAACGGCCTGAATCGCAAACACAACAATGTCAATGGGAAGGTTGTGAGCAAGCAGGCACGCATAAGGCACCAGCAGGTCGCAATCACGAAGGTCAATATCTCCATTTTTGTATTGATCACGTGCGTGCTTATAATAAAAATTTTAATTACTTCTCTGGTCTTAGCGATAAAGATATTGCAAAGTTCCAAAAGGATGCCCTTACAGGGCATCGTCCGACATGGCCTACCGATTTTAGCAATGGCACCTCAAAGAAAACCGCTGCGAATTATGCACAAATCCGTTCTGGAACAGCTGCTTACCAAAACCGTATGCGTGATCCCTTCACGCTCTTTACCCAACGTCATTCAAGCAGACATTCCTCAAGAAAATTAAAGCCCTTAGAAGCGAAAGCTTTTGAGACATTGGGATTAGCAGCAAATGCTTCATCTGAAGAGATCAAAACAAAATATAAAGAGCTTGTAAAGAAACACCATCCTGATTCCAATGGCGGTAATCGTTCTTCAGAAGAACGTTTTCGTGATGTTTTGCACGCTTATAATTTGCTCAAAAAATCTGGTTTGTGCTAG
- the cobS gene encoding cobaltochelatase subunit CobS gives MTEKKLTVENMPDITVCARDLFHVDTDMKVPAFSTKSAHVPDIDPDYLFDQQTTLAILAGFAFNRRVMISGYHGTGKSTHIEQVAARLNWPCIRINLDSHVSRIDLVGKDAIVLKDGLQITEFKEGILPWAYQNNIALVFDEYDAGRPDVMFVIQRVLEASGRLSLLDQSRVITPHLAFRLFATANTIGLGDTTGLYHGTQQINQAQMDRWSLVTILNYLPHDKEVDIVCSKVKAFQTAEGKKTISQMVHVADMVRQSFINGDLSTVMSPRTVITWAENTEIFQNVGFAFRLTFLNKCDELERATVAEFYQRAFGEELPESHIHGVSP, from the coding sequence ATGACAGAAAAAAAACTTACAGTTGAAAATATGCCCGATATCACAGTTTGTGCTCGTGATTTGTTTCATGTTGATACGGATATGAAAGTCCCTGCTTTTAGCACAAAAAGCGCTCACGTTCCCGATATAGATCCCGATTATCTTTTTGATCAACAAACAACTTTAGCAATTTTAGCAGGCTTTGCCTTTAATCGCCGTGTCATGATTTCCGGTTATCACGGCACTGGTAAATCGACACATATTGAACAAGTTGCCGCCCGTCTTAACTGGCCTTGTATACGCATTAATCTCGACAGTCATGTGAGCCGTATTGATCTTGTAGGAAAAGATGCCATTGTTTTAAAAGATGGCTTACAAATCACTGAATTTAAAGAAGGCATTTTGCCATGGGCTTATCAAAACAATATTGCTCTTGTTTTTGATGAATATGATGCGGGACGTCCTGATGTTATGTTTGTTATCCAACGCGTTCTTGAAGCTTCTGGACGACTAAGCTTGCTTGACCAAAGCCGTGTTATAACGCCTCATTTGGCTTTTCGTCTTTTTGCCACAGCAAACACCATTGGCCTTGGTGATACAACAGGACTTTATCACGGCACACAACAAATCAACCAAGCCCAAATGGACCGCTGGTCCCTTGTGACAATCCTCAATTATTTACCTCATGATAAAGAGGTTGATATTGTTTGTTCCAAGGTTAAAGCTTTTCAAACAGCAGAGGGGAAAAAAACCATTTCACAAATGGTCCATGTTGCTGATATGGTGCGTCAGTCTTTTATCAATGGAGATCTTTCAACCGTCATGAGCCCACGCACTGTCATCACTTGGGCAGAAAATACGGAAATTTTTCAAAATGTTGGCTTTGCCTTTCGACTCACTTTTCTCAATAAATGTGATGAACTAGAACGTGCTACTGTTGCAGAATTCTATCAACGTGCCTTTGGGGAGGAACTTCCTGAATCACACATTCATGGTGTTTCGCCTTAA
- a CDS encoding VUT family protein yields the protein MSSVQNLLFAQQKGKYIAFSILAMCFTVTASNVLVQYPVYWFDLNELLTYGAFTYPIAFLINDLTNRFCGPAAARRVVYAGFVSGVFVSWILATPRLAIASSLAFLFGQLLDIMVFTPLRRKTWWKAPLAAALVGSALDTVLFFSLAFASCFSFIDQVTGYADSSILGATFWGGMEIPIWLSLAFGDFSIKIIMSLFMLIPYGAILKAVKIPLYNNYSKDKSPFVGNE from the coding sequence ATGTCTTCAGTACAGAATCTTTTATTCGCGCAGCAAAAGGGAAAGTATATTGCTTTCTCTATCCTTGCGATGTGCTTTACTGTAACTGCTTCTAATGTTTTGGTACAGTATCCTGTCTATTGGTTTGATTTAAACGAACTCCTAACCTATGGTGCTTTCACCTATCCGATTGCTTTTCTGATCAATGATTTGACCAATCGCTTTTGTGGTCCAGCCGCAGCGCGGCGTGTGGTTTATGCTGGTTTTGTTTCTGGTGTTTTTGTTTCTTGGATCTTGGCTACACCACGGCTTGCAATTGCTTCTAGTTTAGCATTCTTATTTGGGCAACTGCTTGATATTATGGTTTTTACGCCTTTACGACGTAAAACATGGTGGAAAGCGCCTTTAGCTGCGGCGTTGGTTGGTTCTGCTTTGGATACGGTTCTGTTTTTTTCTCTTGCTTTCGCTAGCTGTTTTTCCTTTATCGATCAGGTGACAGGCTATGCTGATAGTTCAATCTTGGGGGCGACTTTTTGGGGGGGGATGGAGATTCCTATTTGGCTCTCGCTTGCTTTTGGCGATTTCTCAATAAAAATTATTATGAGTCTGTTCATGTTGATTCCTTATGGAGCAATCCTTAAAGCTGTAAAAATCCCTCTTTATAACAATTATTCAAAGGATAAATCACCTTTTGTTGGTAATGAGTAG
- a CDS encoding SapC family protein yields the protein MANIMLFYKDITPINKVTHKNLKFSPPSDMSFAKDTHWVPLASSEYFQAALDYPILFMCAEDENKKKHYTSAALVGLSNDENDYITSDKNWERNTYVPAFVRRYPFVLAQLQNEKELSVCFDQQSGMFNEVAGTELFNSDGSISPFMEERIHFLESFKIAMEKTTEFINALVEMDLLSQKSINVKNDQGLSAQLEHFWVVDEEKLNKLSASQLAKLHKNGFLGLIFAHLMSTHNLLKILSLKGEKRIMNHEEAQQKNSGNSGSEKQKKKETLN from the coding sequence ATGGCAAATATTATGCTGTTTTACAAAGATATTACCCCAATTAATAAAGTTACTCATAAAAACCTCAAATTTTCTCCCCCAAGTGACATGTCCTTTGCTAAAGATACGCATTGGGTTCCTTTAGCAAGCAGTGAATATTTTCAAGCTGCCCTAGACTACCCTATTTTGTTTATGTGCGCAGAAGACGAGAATAAGAAAAAACATTATACATCGGCTGCTCTTGTGGGTCTTTCTAACGACGAAAATGATTACATCACCTCCGATAAAAATTGGGAACGAAACACTTATGTTCCCGCTTTTGTCCGTCGCTATCCTTTTGTTCTTGCCCAACTGCAAAATGAAAAAGAACTTTCCGTTTGTTTTGATCAGCAATCAGGTATGTTCAATGAAGTTGCGGGAACAGAGCTCTTTAATTCCGATGGATCTATTTCCCCTTTTATGGAAGAGCGTATTCATTTTCTTGAAAGCTTTAAAATTGCTATGGAAAAAACCACTGAGTTCATCAATGCTCTTGTAGAAATGGATCTTCTCAGTCAAAAATCTATCAATGTCAAAAATGACCAAGGTCTTTCAGCACAATTGGAACATTTTTGGGTTGTTGATGAAGAAAAACTGAATAAACTCTCTGCAAGTCAACTTGCCAAACTTCATAAAAATGGCTTTTTAGGATTAATTTTCGCGCATTTGATGTCAACACATAATCTTTTAAAAATACTCTCTTTAAAAGGTGAAAAACGCATCATGAATCACGAAGAAGCACAACAAAAAAACAGCGGTAACTCTGGAAGCGAAAAGCAGAAAAAGAAAGAAACCCTCAATTAA
- a CDS encoding tyrosine recombinase XerC: MPITKDSRKDKNIFLIPANHAVLTARKNWLEDLVQTRRMATKTAQAYERDTRQFLFFLCQHLGYEPTFEDLANLRVIDLRAYLAYRRTHDVSARSLSRGMAGLRSFFRYLSREGIVNVPAAKLIRTPKQPKSLPKPLAIKSALHLVKQENQQENEPWITARNAAVLMLLYGCGMRISEALALTPEQFSDPEKTSLFVTGKGQKTRLVPLIKIVHEAVNSYLKCCPYPLASNQPMFRGARGGPLQPAIIQRAVRNLRASLGLPETATPHTLRHSFATHLLSRGGDLRTIQELLGHSSLSTTQVYTQVDTDRLLEIYQKAHPRS; the protein is encoded by the coding sequence ATGCCGATAACGAAAGACAGTAGAAAAGACAAAAATATTTTTCTTATTCCAGCCAACCACGCCGTTTTAACGGCAAGGAAAAATTGGTTAGAGGATCTTGTCCAAACACGGCGTATGGCAACAAAAACAGCACAAGCTTATGAACGTGATACACGGCAATTTTTGTTTTTTCTCTGTCAACATTTAGGGTACGAACCAACCTTTGAGGATCTTGCCAATTTGCGCGTTATCGACTTGCGTGCTTATTTGGCTTATCGTCGTACACATGACGTAAGCGCCCGCTCTTTAAGCCGTGGGATGGCGGGTTTACGCTCTTTTTTCAGATATTTATCGCGAGAAGGCATCGTCAATGTCCCTGCTGCTAAGCTTATCCGAACCCCAAAACAACCAAAATCGCTTCCAAAACCCTTGGCTATAAAATCCGCACTTCATCTTGTTAAACAAGAAAATCAACAGGAAAATGAACCATGGATTACTGCCCGCAATGCTGCTGTTTTGATGCTTCTTTATGGCTGTGGCATGCGGATATCAGAAGCTCTAGCACTCACACCGGAGCAATTTTCTGATCCTGAAAAAACAAGCTTATTTGTCACGGGAAAAGGTCAAAAAACACGCCTTGTTCCGCTCATAAAAATTGTCCACGAAGCGGTAAACAGTTATCTCAAATGCTGCCCGTATCCTCTAGCAAGTAACCAACCAATGTTTCGCGGTGCGCGTGGTGGTCCTTTGCAGCCCGCCATTATTCAACGTGCTGTTCGCAATTTACGCGCAAGTCTTGGTTTACCAGAGACTGCCACCCCCCATACCTTGCGTCATTCTTTTGCCACCCATCTTTTATCACGCGGAGGGGATTTACGTACCATTCAAGAACTTCTTGGCCATAGCAGCCTCTCCACCACCCAAGTCTATACTCAAGTTGATACAGACCGTTTATTGGAAATTTATCAAAAAGCGCATCCCCGTTCTTGA
- the cobT gene encoding cobaltochelatase subunit CobT: MTTGTGDNSKNLTNNSPNTTFNAIAFKKALSTCIRALSGTAKLEVSFSHNRPSLHEHYARLPELPQHATNKDITITRGLGDSMALRTAWHDNRIHTQFVPQESEARAIFEALEQTRVEAIGTLAMEGIAQNIDAMLADKYQRADYQKINTQSEAPIQEAIALLLREKITKRPPPKESGPVLELWRQEIEQKAAKELNELTHHIYNQPAFARVVRQMLVTLKMAVQLEETSDSENNKKLENQCEPQNQAEEESTNEKKTQSEEQTTAEQESDAQNKGKTQATQANDSDKAEEEQERSSWQKKSSQAKHLFTDSEQMEKLGNYKVFTRQFDEILEAIDCCPESELDQLRHSLDKQINHLQNIVGRLANRLQRRLMAQQNRNWNFDLEEGYLDTARLPRLIIDPMQPLSFKMESNTPFRDTVVSLLIDNSGSMRGRPMTVAASCADILAQTLERCGVKVEILGFTTKAWKGGKSREQWLSQNKPANPGRLNDLCHIIYKSADTPWRRARRNLGLMMQEGILKENIDGEALIWAHQRLLSRREQRRILMVISDGAPVDDSTLSVNTGNYLEKHLRAVIQEIQTHSPIELIAIGIGHDVTRYYQRAVTIMNAEELASAITKQLEELFSNKTFYRHKRLKTF; encoded by the coding sequence ATGACGACCGGTACTGGTGATAACAGCAAAAATTTAACCAATAATTCTCCCAACACAACTTTTAATGCTATAGCTTTTAAAAAAGCACTTTCCACCTGTATCCGTGCTCTTTCTGGTACAGCAAAGCTTGAAGTTTCCTTTAGCCATAACAGACCATCTTTGCATGAACATTATGCACGTTTACCGGAATTGCCACAACACGCAACAAACAAAGATATCACGATTACGCGTGGATTAGGCGATTCCATGGCTCTGCGCACAGCATGGCATGATAACCGCATTCACACACAATTTGTTCCACAAGAATCAGAAGCCCGTGCCATCTTTGAAGCTCTTGAACAAACACGTGTTGAAGCTATCGGCACCTTAGCCATGGAGGGAATTGCGCAAAATATCGATGCTATGCTTGCCGATAAATATCAAAGGGCCGATTACCAAAAGATTAACACGCAAAGTGAAGCTCCCATCCAAGAAGCCATTGCACTTTTATTGCGTGAAAAAATAACCAAACGCCCTCCCCCAAAAGAATCTGGACCGGTCTTAGAGTTATGGCGTCAAGAAATCGAACAAAAAGCTGCAAAAGAACTAAACGAACTCACACACCATATTTACAACCAACCTGCTTTTGCACGCGTTGTTCGTCAAATGCTTGTGACATTAAAAATGGCAGTCCAACTAGAAGAAACTTCTGACAGTGAAAATAATAAAAAATTAGAAAACCAGTGTGAACCCCAAAATCAAGCAGAGGAAGAGAGCACCAACGAAAAAAAAACCCAAAGTGAAGAACAAACAACAGCAGAACAAGAAAGTGATGCGCAAAACAAGGGAAAAACACAAGCGACACAAGCCAATGACAGCGATAAAGCCGAAGAAGAGCAAGAGAGAAGTTCTTGGCAAAAAAAATCGAGCCAAGCCAAACACCTTTTCACTGATTCAGAACAAATGGAAAAACTTGGCAATTATAAAGTTTTCACCCGACAGTTTGATGAAATTCTGGAAGCGATAGATTGTTGTCCTGAAAGCGAATTAGATCAGTTACGCCACTCTCTTGATAAACAAATCAATCATCTGCAAAACATTGTTGGGCGTTTAGCCAATCGCCTACAGCGCCGTCTTATGGCACAACAAAATCGCAATTGGAATTTTGATCTTGAGGAAGGATACCTCGATACAGCGCGGCTTCCCCGTCTGATCATTGACCCCATGCAACCTCTTTCTTTCAAAATGGAAAGCAATACCCCCTTTCGTGATACCGTTGTTTCACTGCTCATTGATAATTCAGGCTCAATGCGCGGACGACCAATGACTGTTGCAGCCAGTTGTGCAGATATTTTAGCACAAACCCTTGAACGTTGCGGTGTTAAAGTTGAAATTTTAGGCTTTACCACAAAAGCTTGGAAAGGTGGGAAATCACGCGAACAGTGGCTTAGCCAAAACAAACCGGCTAATCCAGGACGCCTCAATGATTTGTGTCATATTATCTATAAAAGTGCGGATACCCCATGGCGTCGAGCACGACGTAATTTAGGTTTAATGATGCAAGAGGGCATACTGAAAGAAAATATCGATGGTGAAGCATTAATCTGGGCGCATCAACGCCTTTTATCACGGCGTGAACAACGACGCATTCTCATGGTTATTTCTGATGGAGCCCCTGTCGATGATTCAACACTATCGGTTAATACCGGTAATTATCTGGAAAAACATTTACGCGCTGTCATTCAAGAAATCCAAACCCATTCTCCTATAGAACTCATTGCCATTGGCATTGGTCATGATGTCACACGCTATTATCAACGTGCTGTCACAATTATGAATGCTGAAGAACTCGCCAGCGCTATAACAAAGCAATTAGAAGAGCTCTTTAGCAATAAAACATTCTATCGCCATAAAAGATTAAAAACTTTTTAA